A part of Asterias rubens chromosome 14, eAstRub1.3, whole genome shotgun sequence genomic DNA contains:
- the LOC117299136 gene encoding uncharacterized protein LOC117299136 gives MECSPFDSCTYVAYVDIKAAFDFIDREALWKALKATGVPPFLLHLVQDLHDGSLYRACWQRHLLSLPSAPPRCSPRLCLAQALFCCAIDWVLNRRRADLGIMAGEMSFTDLAHADDAALFAREPNK, from the coding sequence ATGGAGTGCTCGCCCTTCGACTCCTGTACCTACGTTGCTTATGTCGACATTAAGGCAGCTTTTGACTTTATAGATCGGGAAGCCCTATGGAAAGCCCTGAAAGCAACAGGAGTTCCACCGTTTCTTCTTCACCTGGTTCAGGACTTACATGATGGCAGCCTCTACCGTGCGTGTTGGCAACGACATCTCCTGTCCCTTCCTTCAGCACCTCCGCGGTGTTCGCCGAGGCTGTGCCTGGCCCAAGCCCTATTTTGCTGTGCCATTGACTGGGTACTAAATCGCCGGCGGGCTGATCTCGGCATAATGGCTGGAGAAATGTCCTTTACCGACCTAGCCCACGCTGACGATGCCGCCCTGTTCGCAAGAGAGCCTAATAAGTGA